A stretch of the Lolium perenne isolate Kyuss_39 chromosome 3, Kyuss_2.0, whole genome shotgun sequence genome encodes the following:
- the LOC127338669 gene encoding uncharacterized protein, with amino-acid sequence MVTSKLALSSLFHTKAKEDAPAPSPPRDPGAAHAWAWPSCKVPRTESFHAAPPPPGARTLASIFLDSGESSFTNSSARRGDDCSGSISTTASEASAVGGDDTAAVDDDADIVGGLLRSSDRLLFDPVASGATRSILEEKPVEAFAGGLAVAFESADPYRDFRASMEEMVASHGVESWGWLEEMLGWFLRANGEDTHTAIVAAFVDVIVSIADPARGGSCSSSQSSSRTFMDGE; translated from the coding sequence ATGGTCACCAGCAAGCTGGCGTTGAGCTCCCTCTTCCACACGAAGGCCAAGGAGGATGCTCCGGCGCCGTCACCTCCCCGTGACCCGGGCGCCGCGCATGCATGGGCGTGGCCGTCATGCAAGGTCCCAAGAACAGAGTCCTTCCACGCCGCGCCACCGCCGCCCGGCGCACGGACGCTGGCCTCGATCTTCCTCGATTCCGGCGAGAGCTCCTTCACGAACTCCTCCGCGCGGCGCGGAGATGACTGCTCCGGCAGCATCTCCACCACGGCGTCCGAGGCGTCGGCGGTGGGGGGTGACGACACGgcagccgtcgacgacgacgccgaTATCGTGGGGGGCCTCCTCCGCTCCTCCGACCGGCTCCTCTTCGACCCGGTTGCGTCGGGCGCCACGAGGTCCATACTGGAGGAGAAGCCGGTGGAGGCGTTCGCCGGCGGCCTGGCGGTGGCGTTCGAGTCGGCGGACCCGTACCGGGACTTCCGGGCGTCCATGGAGGAGATGGTGGCCTCGCACGGCGTCGAGAGCTGGGGCTGGCTCGAGGAGATGCTGGGGTGGTTCCTGCGCGCCAATGGCGAGGATACGCACACCGCGATCGTGGCGGCGTTCGTCGACGTCATCGTGTCCATCGCCGACCCGGCCCGCGGCGGCTCCTGCTCGTCGTCCCAGAGCTCCTCCCGCACATTCATGGACGGAGAGTAA